The Yoonia sp. SS1-5 genome contains a region encoding:
- a CDS encoding HlyD family efflux transporter periplasmic adaptor subunit: protein MRFLRRSLMGVFLLAVTIAIVAIAANTVRTAVVARMNEEPRSFPQRERVLAVNVVTLTPQSLTPELTVFGELRSRRSLDLRSATGGTVLEASADLIEGGSVNEGQLLLRIDPAEAQAALDRVRADLQDAEAELRDAQRSLGLEADELTAAQAQADLRDQALTRARDLADRGVGTAAAVETAELAASSAQAAVLTRRQALASAEARIDQANTRLARARINVSEAERNVADTEVFAAFDGTIADVTVSPGGRVTSNERFAQLVDPTQLEVAFRVSTSQYARLLDGSGSLINAPIRVALDVSGVNLSAKGQITREGATVGDGQTGRLLFASLDAAPGFRPGDFVTVSIDEPMLDGVALVPATAVAADETVLVVGAEDRLEAAQVTLQRRQGDDVIIGIDGLAGATIVAERSPLLGAGIKVRPIVPGEAAEPDVPEMVTLDPDRRAKLVSFVTESRMPDEVKARIIGQLEQDEVPSETIARLESRMGS, encoded by the coding sequence ATGCGTTTTCTGCGTCGGAGCCTGATGGGTGTGTTCCTGCTGGCCGTCACGATCGCGATTGTGGCGATTGCGGCGAACACGGTGCGCACGGCGGTTGTTGCCAGAATGAACGAGGAGCCGCGCAGCTTTCCGCAGCGCGAACGCGTTCTGGCGGTCAACGTCGTCACGCTGACCCCGCAAAGCCTGACCCCTGAACTGACCGTCTTCGGCGAACTTCGCAGCCGCCGTAGTCTGGATTTGCGCAGCGCCACAGGCGGTACGGTACTGGAAGCCAGTGCAGATCTGATCGAGGGCGGATCCGTCAATGAAGGGCAGCTATTGCTGCGCATTGACCCGGCCGAGGCGCAGGCCGCATTGGACCGTGTGCGGGCGGATCTGCAGGATGCAGAGGCCGAGCTGCGCGATGCACAAAGATCGCTGGGCCTTGAGGCTGATGAATTGACCGCCGCACAGGCGCAGGCCGACCTGCGCGATCAGGCGCTGACGCGCGCCCGCGATCTGGCAGATCGGGGCGTGGGTACGGCAGCGGCGGTTGAAACGGCGGAACTTGCTGCATCATCTGCACAGGCTGCGGTGCTGACCCGGCGGCAGGCCCTGGCGTCGGCCGAGGCGCGGATAGACCAGGCCAATACCCGTCTGGCCCGCGCGCGGATCAACGTATCGGAGGCCGAACGGAATGTCGCTGATACGGAAGTTTTTGCAGCCTTTGACGGCACAATTGCCGATGTGACGGTCAGTCCGGGCGGCCGGGTCACATCAAACGAACGGTTCGCCCAACTGGTTGACCCCACCCAGCTAGAGGTCGCTTTTCGTGTCTCGACATCGCAATATGCCCGGCTTTTGGATGGTTCGGGCAGCCTGATCAATGCCCCCATCCGCGTGGCACTGGATGTTTCGGGCGTGAACCTGTCCGCCAAGGGGCAGATCACGCGCGAGGGGGCGACGGTGGGCGACGGACAGACAGGCCGGTTGCTTTTTGCCTCACTTGACGCCGCACCCGGCTTTCGACCCGGCGATTTTGTCACGGTCAGCATTGACGAGCCGATGCTGGACGGCGTCGCACTTGTCCCTGCGACGGCAGTGGCCGCTGATGAAACAGTTCTTGTCGTCGGTGCCGAGGACCGGTTGGAGGCAGCGCAGGTCACTTTGCAGCGCAGGCAGGGCGATGATGTCATTATCGGCATTGACGGGTTGGCAGGTGCGACAATTGTCGCCGAACGCTCGCCCCTGCTTGGTGCGGGCATCAAAGTGCGCCCGATTGTGCCGGGCGAGGCCGCAGAGCCGGACGTGCCCGAAATGGTCACGCTTGACCCGGACCGGCGGGCGAAACTGGTGAGTTTTGTCACCGAAAGCCGCATGCCGGACGAGGTTAAAGCCCGCATTATCGGTCAACTTGAACAAGACGAAGTCCCGTCAGAGACAATTGCACGTCTTGAAAGCCGGATGGGCAGCTGA
- the moaB gene encoding molybdenum cofactor biosynthesis protein B has protein sequence MSRIDESTAFMPVRIAVLTVSDSRQMADDKSGQTLVDRIGAAGHHLADRKILPDERAMIAAQLRDWCADPAVDAIISTGGTGLTGRDVTVEAHRDVYEKEIDAFGTVFTIVSMQKIGTSAVQSRATAGVAQGTYLFALPGSPGACKDAWDEILCKQLDYRHRPCNFVEIMPRLDEHLRRK, from the coding sequence ATGAGCCGAATTGACGAAAGTACGGCATTCATGCCCGTCCGCATCGCGGTTCTGACTGTCAGTGACAGCCGGCAGATGGCAGATGACAAATCGGGTCAGACGCTGGTGGACCGGATTGGCGCGGCCGGGCATCATTTGGCAGACCGCAAGATCCTGCCCGATGAACGTGCGATGATCGCCGCACAGCTGCGTGACTGGTGTGCTGACCCTGCGGTGGATGCGATCATCTCAACCGGCGGGACAGGCCTAACGGGCCGGGATGTCACGGTTGAGGCGCATCGCGACGTCTATGAGAAGGAAATTGATGCATTCGGAACGGTGTTTACCATCGTCAGCATGCAGAAAATCGGCACATCTGCGGTGCAAAGCCGGGCGACTGCGGGCGTCGCGCAGGGCACATACCTGTTTGCGCTGCCCGGAAGCCCGGGGGCGTGCAAGGATGCATGGGACGAAATCCTTTGCAAACAGCTCGATTATCGGCACCGGCCCTGCAATTTTGTGGAAATAATGCCGCGTCTCGACGAACATCTGCGCCGGAAATAA
- a CDS encoding uracil-DNA glycosylase: MESANTYWADRSALEWQVELGATDAIGDAPVDRYALEVAAPKPKAPAAPKTPPPVPQPAEIDAPALAAQAAATATDLAALSSAMQAFEFCDLKQGARSFVFCDGQPSARVMIVGEAPGRDEDRAGKPFVGRAGQLLDLMLAAIDLDRAHADPAQAVYITNVLPWRPPSNRAPDKAEIAMMLPFLERHITLADPDVIVLMGNIPCQALLSRTGITRMRGSWVEVLGKPCMPMFHPAYLLRNPPAKREAWADLLALKARLRGDAGA; this comes from the coding sequence ATGGAATCGGCGAACACATATTGGGCGGACCGATCTGCGCTGGAATGGCAGGTCGAACTGGGCGCTACGGATGCGATTGGGGATGCGCCCGTTGATCGCTATGCGCTTGAAGTGGCCGCACCAAAGCCAAAGGCGCCGGCAGCCCCAAAAACACCCCCGCCCGTCCCGCAACCGGCCGAGATTGATGCACCTGCGCTGGCCGCCCAGGCCGCGGCGACGGCAACTGACCTGGCCGCGCTGTCCAGCGCGATGCAGGCTTTTGAGTTTTGCGACCTCAAGCAGGGCGCGCGCAGTTTCGTGTTCTGCGACGGCCAGCCATCGGCCCGGGTCATGATCGTGGGCGAGGCACCCGGCCGCGATGAGGACCGTGCCGGCAAACCGTTCGTCGGACGGGCCGGGCAATTGCTGGACCTGATGCTGGCCGCAATTGACCTTGACCGCGCCCACGCGGACCCCGCACAGGCGGTTTATATCACCAATGTTCTTCCGTGGCGGCCACCCTCAAACCGTGCGCCGGACAAGGCCGAAATCGCCATGATGCTGCCGTTTCTTGAACGTCATATCACGCTGGCTGATCCGGATGTGATTGTGTTGATGGGCAACATACCCTGTCAGGCCTTGCTGAGCCGGACCGGCATCACCCGGATGCGCGGGAGCTGGGTCGAGGTTCTGGGCAAACCCTGCATGCCGATGTTTCACCCGGCATATCTGTTGCGTAATCCACCGGCCAAGCGCGAGGCCTGGGCCGATCTTCTGGCGCTCAAGGCGCGGTTGCGGGGTGATGCGGGCGCATGA
- a CDS encoding aspartate carbamoyltransferase catalytic subunit, whose translation MTFRQQHLLGIEQLHPTEISAILDLADSYAEHNRQGRAHRDVLAGLTQINMFFENSTRTQASFELAGKRLGADVMNMGMQASSIKKGETLIDTALTLNAMRPDLLVVRHPQSGAVDLLAQKVNCAVLNAGDGRHEHPTQALLDALTIRRAKGRLHRLSIAICGDIAHSRVARSNIMLLGKMENRVRLIGPPTLMPSRIADFGVEVFDDMHAGLEDVDVVMMLRLQKERMDGGFIPSEREYFHRYGLDAAKLRNAKPDAIVMHPGPMNRGVEIDGNIADDINRSVIQEQVEMGVAVRMAVMDLLAQNLRRARGPQEVMT comes from the coding sequence ATGACATTCCGGCAACAACATCTTTTGGGTATCGAGCAGCTGCACCCGACCGAAATCAGCGCCATCCTGGACCTTGCAGATAGCTATGCCGAACATAACCGGCAGGGCCGCGCCCATCGCGATGTGCTGGCCGGGCTGACCCAGATCAACATGTTCTTCGAGAACTCCACCCGCACGCAGGCAAGTTTCGAACTGGCTGGCAAGCGGCTTGGGGCGGATGTGATGAATATGGGGATGCAGGCCTCTTCCATCAAAAAGGGCGAGACGCTGATCGACACCGCCCTGACCCTCAATGCGATGCGCCCTGATCTGCTGGTGGTGCGACATCCGCAATCAGGCGCGGTCGATCTGCTGGCCCAAAAGGTCAATTGCGCCGTCCTGAATGCAGGCGATGGCCGGCACGAGCATCCGACACAGGCGCTGCTGGACGCATTGACGATCCGCCGGGCCAAGGGACGCCTGCATCGTCTGTCCATCGCCATCTGCGGTGATATCGCACATTCCCGCGTCGCGCGTTCCAACATCATGCTGTTGGGGAAGATGGAAAACCGGGTGCGCCTGATCGGGCCCCCAACCCTGATGCCATCGCGCATCGCCGATTTCGGCGTCGAGGTTTTTGACGATATGCATGCCGGGCTGGAAGATGTGGATGTTGTGATGATGCTGCGCTTGCAGAAAGAGCGCATGGATGGCGGCTTCATCCCTTCCGAGCGTGAGTATTTCCATCGCTACGGACTTGATGCCGCCAAGCTGCGCAATGCCAAGCCGGACGCCATCGTCATGCATCCCGGCCCGATGAACCGGGGCGTCGAAATTGACGGAAATATCGCGGACGACATCAACCGCTCCGTCATTCAGGAACAGGTCGAGATGGGGGTTGCGGTACGTATGGCTGTTATGGATCTACTGGCCCAGAACCTGCGCCGGGCCCGCGGCCCGCAGGAGGTGATGACGTGA
- the pyrC gene encoding dihydroorotase has protein sequence MTDTFFANARVIDPVTLTDSPGAILVRDGVIAEVFDQPTAAPKEAAIVDCGGMCLAPGIIDIGVKVSEPGERHKESFRSAGRAAAAGGVTTIVTRPDTLPAIDTPETLEFVERRAQLDAPVHVLPMAALTKGREGREMTEIGFLQDAGAVAFTDCDRVVSDTKVFSRALTYARSLDALVIAHVQEPILSDGAAVTSGKFASLRGLPSVSPMAERMGLDRDISLLEMTGARYHVDQITTARALPALERAKRNGLQITAGVGIHHLTLNELDVADYRTFFKLKPPLRSEDDRIAVVQAVADGLIDIISSMHTPQDEESKRLPYEEAASGAVGLETILPAALRLYHAGMIDLPRLFRAMSLNPARLLGLDAGRLLPDAPADLILFDPDAPFQLDRTKLHSKSKNTPFDGARLQGKVQGTWVNGQRIWEGA, from the coding sequence ATGACTGATACATTCTTTGCAAATGCGCGCGTGATTGATCCGGTCACGCTGACTGACAGCCCAGGCGCGATCCTGGTCCGCGACGGGGTGATCGCCGAGGTTTTTGACCAGCCGACTGCCGCCCCAAAAGAGGCAGCCATCGTTGATTGTGGCGGCATGTGTCTGGCCCCGGGGATCATCGACATCGGCGTGAAAGTCTCTGAACCGGGCGAGCGGCACAAGGAATCCTTTCGCTCTGCCGGGCGCGCTGCCGCCGCTGGCGGGGTCACCACGATTGTCACCCGCCCTGACACATTGCCCGCCATCGACACACCCGAGACGCTGGAATTTGTGGAACGGCGCGCGCAACTCGACGCGCCGGTCCACGTATTGCCGATGGCCGCCCTGACCAAGGGCCGCGAAGGGCGCGAAATGACCGAGATCGGTTTTCTGCAGGATGCCGGTGCGGTCGCATTCACTGATTGCGACAGGGTTGTCAGCGACACCAAGGTGTTCAGCCGCGCATTAACCTATGCGCGCAGTCTGGACGCGCTGGTTATCGCACATGTGCAGGAACCTATCCTGTCAGACGGCGCGGCGGTGACATCGGGCAAATTCGCCTCACTCCGCGGGTTGCCCAGCGTATCCCCCATGGCAGAGCGTATGGGGCTGGACCGCGATATCAGCCTGCTTGAGATGACAGGCGCGCGTTATCACGTGGATCAGATCACCACCGCCCGCGCCCTGCCAGCGCTCGAGCGGGCCAAACGCAACGGGCTGCAAATCACCGCCGGGGTCGGGATCCACCACCTGACGCTGAACGAATTGGATGTGGCCGACTACAGAACATTCTTCAAACTCAAACCGCCCTTGCGCAGCGAGGATGACAGGATCGCGGTTGTGCAGGCCGTCGCCGACGGGCTGATCGACATCATCAGTTCCATGCACACCCCACAGGATGAGGAAAGCAAGCGCCTGCCCTACGAGGAGGCCGCAAGCGGCGCGGTCGGTCTGGAAACGATCCTGCCGGCGGCATTGCGGCTGTATCATGCCGGGATGATTGATCTGCCCCGGCTGTTTCGGGCCATGTCCCTTAATCCGGCCCGGCTGCTTGGCCTTGATGCCGGGCGCCTTCTGCCTGATGCGCCTGCGGACCTGATCCTTTTTGACCCTGATGCGCCGTTTCAGCTCGACCGCACCAAATTGCATTCGAAATCCAAAAATACCCCCTTTGACGGCGCCCGGTTACAAGGCAAGGTGCAAGGCACCTGGGTGAACGGGCAACGGATTTGGGAAGGCGCGTAA
- the plsY gene encoding glycerol-3-phosphate 1-O-acyltransferase PlsY produces the protein MPMIESTGLVLLLWAAMGYLFGSIPSGVILARVMNLGNLRDIGSGNIGATNVLRTGNKKAAALTLIFDALKGAIVVLLARSFAAEDAAQLGALMAFLGHCFPVWLGFRGGKGVATYFGIILAIAWPVGLVACVLWLLVAAISRYSSMAALITGGWIPVVFMFLGLPGGFVLSAVLGLLIYWRHWGNIQRLKAGTESKIGAAAKT, from the coding sequence ATGCCGATGATTGAAAGCACGGGGCTGGTGCTGCTGCTGTGGGCCGCGATGGGGTATCTTTTCGGGTCCATCCCCAGTGGCGTGATCCTTGCGCGTGTCATGAACCTTGGAAATCTGCGCGACATCGGGTCCGGCAATATCGGGGCCACAAATGTCCTGCGGACCGGCAACAAAAAAGCGGCGGCGCTGACTCTGATCTTTGATGCGCTCAAAGGGGCGATTGTCGTGCTGCTTGCCCGCAGCTTTGCCGCCGAAGATGCCGCACAGCTGGGTGCGCTGATGGCGTTTCTGGGTCATTGCTTTCCGGTCTGGCTGGGTTTCAGAGGGGGCAAGGGGGTTGCCACCTATTTCGGGATCATCCTTGCGATTGCCTGGCCCGTTGGGCTGGTGGCATGCGTGCTTTGGCTGCTTGTGGCTGCGATTTCGCGCTATTCGTCAATGGCCGCATTGATCACTGGTGGATGGATACCAGTGGTCTTCATGTTCCTTGGGCTGCCCGGCGGCTTTGTTCTGAGTGCGGTGCTGGGATTGCTGATCTATTGGCGGCATTGGGGAAATATCCAGCGGCTCAAGGCGGGCACGGAAAGCAAGATCGGGGCGGCCGCCAAAACCTGA